The following proteins come from a genomic window of Aminivibrio pyruvatiphilus:
- a CDS encoding V-type ATP synthase subunit B: MAATEYVGVEKISGPFLLLSGIPGVGYDEIVDVLSPDGGVRKGRVVLVDRNSTLVQVFSGTEGLAPSSTAVRFLGRELEISLSPSLLGRTFSGLGEPKDGCGPVLGGVRRPVNGSAINPMAREYPRDFISTGISSIDVLLTLIRGQKLPIFSGNGLPHNQLAVQIATQSRLVGAENFAVVFAGIGIKHDDAAYFQQRLSAHGQGGHLVLFLNLADDPVIERIATPRFALTAAEYLAFDLGMHVLVIMTDMTSYCEALRELSVARGEVPSRKGYPSYLYSDLASLYERAGVLRSGRGSVTQIPILTMPNDDITHPIPDLTGFITEGQVVLSRDLEARGIYPPVEVLPSLSRLMKDGIGKGYTREDHPDLAGQLFASYSRVHNVRSLAGVVGEDEVSPADRASLAFGDAFERSFLSQGPEENREISQSLDLGWELLSSLPVQELSRLSMEEIEKYIRKKGA, encoded by the coding sequence ATGGCAGCAACCGAATACGTGGGCGTGGAGAAAATCTCCGGTCCCTTCCTGCTTCTGTCCGGCATCCCCGGGGTGGGATATGACGAAATCGTGGATGTTCTTTCTCCGGACGGAGGGGTGCGCAAGGGACGGGTGGTCCTCGTGGACCGGAATTCCACCCTGGTGCAGGTCTTCTCGGGCACCGAGGGACTGGCCCCATCCTCCACAGCCGTCCGTTTTCTCGGCCGTGAACTCGAAATTTCCCTGTCCCCGTCGCTTCTCGGCCGGACGTTCTCGGGGCTGGGCGAGCCGAAGGACGGGTGCGGCCCCGTACTCGGGGGCGTGCGCCGGCCGGTGAACGGATCGGCCATAAACCCCATGGCCAGGGAGTATCCCCGGGACTTCATCTCCACGGGCATATCGTCCATCGACGTCCTCCTCACACTGATCAGGGGGCAGAAACTCCCCATCTTCTCCGGGAACGGCCTGCCCCACAACCAGCTGGCGGTGCAGATCGCAACCCAGTCCCGGCTCGTGGGGGCAGAAAACTTCGCCGTGGTCTTCGCCGGAATCGGCATCAAGCACGACGACGCCGCCTACTTCCAGCAGCGTCTCTCCGCCCACGGGCAGGGAGGGCACCTGGTACTCTTCCTCAACCTGGCGGACGACCCGGTGATCGAGCGGATCGCCACGCCGAGGTTCGCCCTCACGGCGGCGGAATACCTCGCCTTCGACCTTGGAATGCACGTTCTGGTCATCATGACGGACATGACAAGCTACTGCGAGGCTCTCCGGGAGCTCTCCGTGGCCCGGGGCGAGGTGCCGAGCCGGAAGGGATATCCCTCCTACCTGTACAGCGACCTGGCGTCCCTCTACGAGCGGGCCGGGGTTCTGCGGAGCGGGCGGGGGAGCGTCACCCAGATCCCCATCCTCACCATGCCGAACGACGACATCACCCACCCCATCCCCGACCTGACGGGGTTCATCACCGAGGGGCAGGTCGTCCTTTCCCGTGATCTCGAGGCCCGCGGAATCTATCCTCCCGTAGAAGTTTTGCCGAGCCTGTCCCGGCTCATGAAGGACGGCATCGGCAAAGGATACACACGGGAGGACCACCCCGACCTCGCAGGACAGCTGTTCGCCTCCTACAGCAGGGTCCACAACGTACGGTCCCTCGCAGGAGTGGTGGGCGAGGACGAAGTGAGCCCGGCAGACCGGGCGTCCCTGGCCTTCGGGGATGCCTTTGAACGGTCCTTCCTCAGCCAGGGGCCGGAGGAGAACCGGGAGATCAGCCAGTCCCTCGATCTGGGATGGGAGCTTCTCTCCTCTCTGCCCGTACAGGAACTGTCCCGGCTTTCCATGGAGGAGATCGAAAAGTACATCCGGAAAAAGGGCGCGTAG
- a CDS encoding ABC transporter ATP-binding protein — translation MSRITLKNVTKEFVTRGGHRVTAVDNFNLEIQEGECFSFLGPSGCGKTTTLRMIAGFEDLTEGEIWLGDKPVSVKSKNLYVPPEERGLGMVFQAFAVWPHLNVFENVAFPLRVKKTPRDELRERVMTALGHTDLQGAEKAYPSDLSGGQQQRIALARAIVTNPRVMLLDEPLSNLDPKLRESMRFEIKALQKKFNFTIIFVTHDQSEAMALSDRMLVMDLGKIIQTGTPREMYQDPANKFVYGFLGLSNFLRVRVRDGRVFPAEGTIQPIPFELPQGVSDGEGLLASRPNEIGLSRTEGTGYPGRIEKRLYMTFCIEYHVNIAGQVIRVHTPHGNVLPEGCGCFVQFRNPRWYAGESEQVELERIERQVI, via the coding sequence ATGAGCCGGATAACGCTGAAGAACGTGACCAAGGAATTCGTCACCCGGGGAGGCCACCGGGTGACTGCGGTGGACAACTTCAACCTCGAGATACAGGAAGGGGAGTGCTTCTCCTTCCTGGGCCCCTCCGGCTGCGGGAAGACGACCACCCTCCGCATGATCGCCGGCTTCGAGGACCTGACGGAAGGGGAAATCTGGCTTGGTGACAAGCCTGTGTCCGTGAAGTCGAAGAACCTCTACGTCCCTCCTGAGGAACGGGGGCTGGGCATGGTCTTCCAGGCCTTCGCCGTGTGGCCCCACCTGAACGTCTTCGAGAACGTGGCCTTTCCCCTGAGGGTCAAGAAGACCCCGAGGGACGAGCTCCGGGAGCGGGTCATGACCGCCCTGGGCCACACGGACCTCCAGGGCGCCGAGAAGGCCTACCCCTCGGACCTGTCCGGGGGGCAGCAGCAGCGGATCGCCCTGGCGCGGGCCATCGTCACGAACCCGAGGGTCATGCTCCTGGACGAACCCCTGTCGAACCTCGACCCGAAGCTCCGGGAGTCCATGCGGTTCGAGATCAAGGCCCTGCAGAAGAAGTTCAACTTCACCATCATCTTCGTCACCCACGACCAGTCTGAGGCCATGGCCCTGTCGGACAGGATGCTCGTCATGGACCTTGGAAAGATCATCCAGACGGGAACGCCGAGGGAAATGTACCAGGACCCCGCCAACAAGTTCGTCTACGGCTTTCTGGGCCTGTCGAACTTCCTGAGGGTCCGGGTGAGGGACGGCCGTGTGTTTCCTGCGGAAGGGACCATTCAGCCAATCCCCTTCGAGCTTCCCCAGGGCGTGTCGGATGGTGAGGGGCTGCTGGCCTCCCGGCCGAACGAGATCGGCCTGAGCCGGACGGAAGGAACGGGCTACCCGGGGCGGATAGAGAAGCGGCTCTACATGACCTTCTGCATCGAGTACCACGTGAACATCGCGGGGCAGGTCATCCGGGTCCACACGCCCCACGGCAATGTCCTGCCCGAAGGCTGCGGCTGTTTCGTACAGTTCAGGAACCCCCGGTGGTACGCAGGGGAATCGGAGCAAGTGGAGTTGGAGCGGATCGAGCGGCAGGTGATTTAG
- a CDS encoding ABC transporter permease — translation MKFFLTSMFGKETSRGDRRFGLDRIVFLLSLFILIVTVLMPMLMIVVRTFFKGTQPDWALFTRVVLAPENLSAIYNTVKIGFLVTLFGTVLGLFYAWLIGRSDIPMKGLMKALFTIPYMFPPFFGAMAWSLLLAPRSGYMNKWFMQLTGSTAPLLDINSIGGIVFVETCYYFPFVFLQVVSALERMDPTLEESARIAGAGQWYVIRKITLPLVLPAIAAGAMLILISSISHFGVPAILGFSNNIFTLPTKIYQLINRSAGSFDGIREGAALSILLVGVVVAALYIQRLVLKTGHYDIIKGKSMRPMLIKLRGAKIPLLGISLLSLFVIVVVPLFMIFIVGFLKAYGLPLTLQNLTLRNYEYILGQSKMVRDSIVNSLFLSVASGVITMFLGVMIAYVVIKVKPRGKGFLEMLSLLPYSIPGLVLAIGVILVWSGAFGINLYNTIWIILIAYIARYVSFAMKSASASLEQVHYSLEEAARSCGATHLESLRDITIPLIRPGMIAGFFLIFLPAMRELTTSVLLYGPFTRTLGVAIYAINSEGNTVQASALATVAIGIIIAGHFALRYVTRDRKGI, via the coding sequence ATGAAATTTTTTCTGACAAGCATGTTCGGAAAAGAAACGTCCCGGGGAGACCGCCGCTTCGGCCTGGACCGGATCGTCTTCCTCCTTTCGCTGTTCATCCTTATCGTGACGGTCCTGATGCCCATGCTCATGATCGTCGTCAGGACCTTCTTCAAGGGCACCCAGCCCGACTGGGCCCTGTTCACCCGGGTCGTCCTGGCCCCGGAGAACCTTTCGGCCATCTACAACACCGTGAAGATCGGCTTTCTCGTCACCCTCTTCGGGACCGTGCTCGGCCTGTTCTACGCCTGGCTGATCGGCCGGAGCGACATCCCCATGAAGGGTCTCATGAAGGCCCTGTTCACCATTCCCTACATGTTCCCCCCCTTCTTCGGGGCCATGGCGTGGAGCCTGCTGCTCGCCCCCCGGTCGGGGTACATGAACAAGTGGTTCATGCAGCTCACGGGGAGCACCGCTCCGCTGCTGGACATCAACAGCATCGGCGGCATCGTCTTCGTGGAGACCTGCTATTACTTCCCCTTCGTCTTCCTCCAGGTGGTGAGCGCCCTCGAGCGCATGGACCCCACCCTGGAGGAGTCCGCCCGGATCGCCGGGGCGGGGCAGTGGTACGTGATCCGGAAGATCACCCTTCCCCTGGTCCTGCCCGCCATCGCCGCGGGAGCCATGCTCATCCTCATTTCCTCCATCTCCCATTTCGGCGTGCCGGCCATCCTCGGGTTCTCCAACAACATCTTCACCCTGCCCACGAAGATCTACCAGCTCATCAACCGGTCCGCCGGCAGCTTCGACGGAATCCGGGAGGGGGCGGCCCTGTCCATCCTGCTGGTGGGCGTGGTGGTGGCGGCCCTCTACATCCAGCGCCTCGTGCTCAAGACGGGCCATTACGACATCATCAAGGGAAAGAGCATGCGGCCCATGCTCATCAAGCTGCGGGGGGCGAAGATCCCCCTTCTCGGGATCAGCCTGCTTTCCCTGTTCGTCATCGTGGTGGTCCCCCTCTTCATGATCTTCATCGTGGGGTTCCTCAAGGCCTACGGCCTGCCGCTCACGCTGCAGAACCTCACATTGCGGAACTACGAGTACATCCTGGGGCAGTCGAAGATGGTCCGGGATTCCATCGTGAACAGTCTCTTCCTGTCGGTGGCCTCGGGCGTGATCACCATGTTCCTGGGCGTGATGATCGCCTACGTGGTCATCAAGGTGAAGCCCAGGGGAAAGGGCTTCCTGGAGATGCTCTCCCTGCTGCCCTATTCCATCCCGGGGCTGGTGCTGGCCATCGGCGTCATCCTGGTCTGGAGCGGCGCCTTCGGGATCAACCTCTACAACACCATCTGGATCATCCTCATCGCCTACATCGCCCGGTACGTGTCCTTCGCCATGAAATCAGCGTCGGCCTCCCTTGAGCAGGTCCACTACTCCCTGGAGGAGGCGGCCCGGTCCTGCGGGGCCACCCATCTCGAGTCCCTCCGGGACATCACCATACCCCTGATACGCCCGGGCATGATCGCAGGCTTCTTCCTCATCTTCCTGCCGGCCATGAGGGAACTGACCACGTCGGTACTGCTCTACGGGCCCTTCACCAGGACCCTCGGCGTGGCCATCTACGCCATCAACTCGGAAGGGAACACGGTGCAGGCTTCGGCCCTCGCCACCGTGGCCATCGGGATCATCATCGCGGGGCACTTCGCCCTCCGGTATGTGACCAGAGACAGGAAGGGTATATAA
- a CDS encoding ABC transporter ATP-binding protein has translation MAIVSMRDITVHYGKNTVIDGLSLEVERGENLAIVGPSSCGKTTLMRALCGFIKIGRGEILLNDGVVSSPSRRIMVAPEKRNIGVVFQDYAVWPHFTVFENIVYPMRKRKVPKEEAKERALAAMAQVKMQDFADRLPSQLSGGQQQRVALARALVSSSELIVLDEPITNLDAKLREEMAYEIRNLQKTIGVTVIYITHDQETAMTISDRMVIMDKKGTIRQLGTPEEIWNRPKDRDVYAFLGVSNFLPLLHENGSLHLVSPSGNRKLDSLAADIPEDFGSRLLLASRPTDIRVSPLSDDPAGVEGVVERVTYLGHQFDYFVNVGGYTVRVQEDSLEAFGRGVPAEGSPCAVEFLQPAVYEADPLDPRFDL, from the coding sequence ATGGCGATAGTCTCGATGAGGGACATCACCGTACACTATGGAAAGAACACCGTTATCGACGGTTTGTCCCTTGAAGTGGAGCGGGGAGAGAACCTGGCGATCGTCGGTCCTTCCAGCTGCGGAAAGACGACCCTGATGAGGGCTCTGTGCGGGTTCATAAAGATTGGCCGCGGCGAAATCCTGCTCAACGACGGGGTGGTGTCGTCACCGTCCCGGAGGATCATGGTCGCCCCGGAGAAGCGGAACATCGGCGTGGTGTTCCAGGATTACGCCGTCTGGCCTCATTTTACGGTCTTCGAAAACATCGTCTACCCCATGAGAAAGCGCAAAGTTCCCAAGGAAGAGGCGAAGGAGCGGGCCCTCGCCGCCATGGCCCAGGTGAAGATGCAGGATTTCGCCGACCGGCTGCCCTCCCAGCTCTCGGGGGGACAGCAGCAGCGGGTGGCCCTGGCCCGGGCCCTGGTGTCGTCCTCGGAACTGATCGTCCTGGACGAGCCCATCACCAACCTCGACGCGAAGCTCCGGGAGGAGATGGCCTACGAAATCCGGAACCTCCAGAAGACCATCGGGGTCACCGTCATCTACATCACCCACGACCAGGAGACGGCCATGACCATCTCCGACCGCATGGTGATCATGGACAAAAAGGGAACCATCCGCCAGCTCGGAACTCCTGAGGAGATCTGGAACCGCCCGAAGGACCGGGATGTCTACGCCTTCCTCGGCGTGTCCAACTTCCTTCCCCTTCTTCACGAAAACGGCTCCCTCCATCTTGTCTCGCCTTCCGGAAACCGGAAGCTCGACAGCCTTGCGGCGGACATTCCGGAAGACTTCGGCTCCAGGCTGCTCCTTGCCTCACGCCCCACGGACATCCGGGTCTCCCCCCTTTCGGACGACCCCGCAGGCGTGGAGGGCGTGGTGGAGCGGGTGACCTACCTTGGGCACCAGTTCGACTATTTCGTGAACGTGGGCGGCTATACCGTCAGGGTCCAGGAGGATTCCCTCGAGGCCTTCGGCCGGGGGGTCCCCGCCGAGGGTTCCCCCTGCGCGGTGGAGTTTCTCCAGCCGGCGGTGTACGAGGCGGATCCCCTGGATCCCAGGTTTGACCTTTGA
- a CDS encoding ABC transporter substrate-binding protein, producing the protein MGKFVKAALVLSLLASAMTGSFTQTAAAAEEKQYVMLYSSLKDSQLAAIREGFMKKHPNVTMDYYTAGTGNVMTKLATEHQSGGIAADIIWVGDPTNYLTFKEQDLLMPYDSPAAADIPDKFKDADRLYMSARLIMLGFVYNTNLVKEDQIPKTWEDLLKPEFKDYLSMTDPTTSGTTLFTVAGLVQSPKYGWEYLEKLKANGLKLENGSSAVVNKAAAGEYKVSIGVDYIARTVMAQGATVGFAYPEADIPIIESPIAIIKNTKNPEAAKKLYDYIISVEGQSVLLEEFTMPINPDMKLENAIDVKVAEARMLPVDPAALVRDKLDMLQKFDAIFK; encoded by the coding sequence ATGGGAAAGTTTGTTAAGGCAGCGCTCGTACTTTCGCTCCTGGCGTCCGCGATGACAGGGTCCTTCACGCAGACGGCCGCGGCGGCCGAAGAGAAGCAGTACGTCATGCTCTATTCCTCGCTGAAAGATTCCCAGCTCGCCGCCATCCGGGAGGGCTTCATGAAGAAGCACCCCAACGTGACCATGGACTACTACACCGCCGGCACCGGCAACGTGATGACCAAGCTGGCCACGGAGCACCAGTCCGGCGGCATCGCGGCCGACATCATCTGGGTGGGCGATCCCACCAACTACCTGACCTTCAAGGAGCAGGACCTCCTGATGCCCTACGATTCCCCCGCGGCCGCCGATATCCCCGACAAGTTCAAGGACGCCGACAGGCTGTACATGTCCGCCCGGCTGATCATGCTGGGCTTCGTGTACAACACCAACCTCGTGAAGGAAGACCAGATCCCCAAAACATGGGAAGACCTGCTGAAGCCCGAGTTCAAGGATTACCTTTCCATGACCGACCCCACCACCAGCGGCACCACCCTGTTCACCGTGGCCGGCCTCGTCCAGAGCCCGAAATACGGCTGGGAATACCTGGAGAAGCTGAAGGCCAACGGCCTGAAGCTCGAGAACGGGTCCAGCGCAGTGGTCAACAAGGCCGCCGCCGGAGAGTACAAGGTCTCCATCGGAGTGGACTACATCGCCCGCACCGTCATGGCCCAGGGAGCCACCGTGGGATTCGCCTACCCCGAGGCTGACATACCCATCATCGAGAGCCCCATCGCCATCATCAAGAACACAAAGAACCCTGAAGCCGCAAAGAAGCTCTACGACTACATCATCAGCGTGGAGGGCCAGTCGGTGCTCCTCGAGGAGTTCACCATGCCCATCAACCCGGACATGAAGCTGGAAAACGCCATCGACGTGAAGGTCGCCGAGGCCAGGATGCTTCCCGTGGATCCCGCGGCCCTGGTCCGGGACAAGCTGGACATGCTGCAGAAGTTCGACGCCATTTTCAAATAG
- a CDS encoding AraC family transcriptional regulator has protein sequence MVRLRILKTYFSEILMLVAATVIITIVVLSWFLNYHFEQFSAATVNRLNREFLAENRRMNEYLQKMIRISGMELFLEPSIQNLMYRGDLKNFDEVTGIRRLDAVMSAGMHIHSIYVYNGARKYVYATSNVDSDRAERFRDQGALSLLGGSADRRRLEPIPRFSRQASGEVPVYSFVFYDIRKTEPRIGGALIMNITLDWLREVFLDTPSSPSRVMFVDADGTIAYHSDPSMFLKNIAGDGLFRRLKARGDRSGSFSFLSGEDEVFVFYSRSGENSPFLIRTYPYGAIMGEILARRRTTMILVLVCVPLAMLLVVAVSRKLYRPIRQLVRRVDPHAEGENSGQGDLGFLSSRIDSILSRAETVEETAESYRKLLQTDVLRGALSGKTADPGSLLEQFREFRIPFSPEEPFGLTGFRPFTEEKLDRLRSDFPETALMGVPFDGERMVVLFQGGSGRTTGVLCSRAVSLGARIAVGSPQAEGLSFLPGLADSLLRELRFSFLYPEGTILGCPKESRSSGTAVTYPTEKEKELLQLLRQGRAEDAFEAYLQFFEAISGGSFTHFRFSMKRLYISLQLLAKEMGKGFGSPKEMNIGEFEQTVETLEDRTTLDGFFREWFEAFEKTLQRCRTEKNRALVEQIRETVREEYANPNLCQQYLADRVGLSVSHVSKIFKEAGGVSLSDYCLEVRMEKVSALLAETDIPVRDAAAAAGFSNENYFYTLFRKRFGTTPGEYRSRFRLR, from the coding sequence ATGGTCAGACTCAGGATACTGAAAACCTATTTTTCCGAGATCCTCATGCTGGTGGCCGCCACGGTCATCATCACCATCGTGGTGCTCTCCTGGTTCCTCAACTACCATTTCGAGCAGTTCTCCGCCGCCACGGTGAACAGGCTGAACCGGGAGTTCCTCGCGGAAAACCGCCGGATGAACGAGTATCTCCAGAAGATGATCCGCATCAGCGGCATGGAGCTGTTCCTGGAGCCGTCGATCCAGAACCTCATGTACCGGGGTGACCTGAAGAACTTCGACGAGGTGACGGGAATACGGCGGCTGGACGCCGTCATGAGCGCGGGGATGCATATCCATTCCATCTATGTCTACAACGGCGCACGGAAGTACGTGTACGCCACCAGCAACGTGGATTCCGACAGGGCGGAACGGTTCCGGGACCAGGGGGCTCTCTCCCTGCTCGGCGGTTCCGCCGACCGCAGAAGGCTCGAGCCCATCCCCCGGTTCTCCCGCCAGGCCTCCGGCGAGGTTCCCGTCTATTCCTTCGTTTTTTACGACATCCGGAAGACGGAGCCGAGAATCGGCGGCGCCCTCATCATGAACATCACCCTGGACTGGCTCCGGGAGGTGTTCCTGGACACGCCCTCTTCCCCGTCGCGGGTGATGTTCGTGGACGCCGACGGCACCATCGCCTACCATTCCGACCCGTCCATGTTCCTGAAGAACATCGCCGGTGACGGGCTGTTCCGGCGGCTGAAGGCCCGGGGAGACCGGAGCGGCTCCTTTTCCTTCCTGTCCGGGGAGGACGAGGTGTTCGTTTTCTATTCCCGGAGCGGGGAGAATTCCCCCTTCCTCATCCGGACCTATCCCTACGGGGCCATCATGGGGGAGATCCTCGCCCGGCGGCGGACCACCATGATCCTCGTGCTGGTCTGCGTTCCCCTGGCCATGCTCCTCGTGGTGGCGGTCTCCAGGAAACTCTACAGGCCCATCAGGCAGCTCGTGCGCAGGGTGGACCCCCACGCCGAGGGGGAAAATTCCGGCCAGGGAGATCTCGGATTCCTCTCCTCCCGGATAGACAGCATCCTGTCCCGGGCCGAGACGGTGGAGGAGACGGCCGAGTCCTACCGGAAGCTCCTGCAGACCGACGTACTGCGGGGGGCCCTGTCGGGAAAGACCGCCGATCCCGGGAGCCTCCTGGAGCAGTTCCGGGAATTCCGGATCCCCTTCTCTCCGGAAGAACCCTTCGGCCTGACGGGTTTCAGGCCTTTCACTGAAGAAAAGCTGGACAGGCTCAGGTCCGATTTTCCGGAGACGGCCCTGATGGGGGTTCCCTTCGACGGGGAGCGGATGGTGGTCCTGTTCCAGGGAGGTTCCGGAAGAACAACGGGGGTACTGTGCTCACGGGCCGTCTCGCTGGGCGCCAGGATCGCCGTGGGCTCTCCCCAGGCGGAGGGGCTTTCCTTCCTGCCCGGACTGGCCGATTCCCTTCTCCGGGAGCTGCGGTTCTCCTTCCTTTATCCGGAAGGCACCATCCTCGGGTGCCCGAAAGAGTCCAGAAGCAGCGGCACCGCGGTGACCTACCCCACGGAGAAGGAGAAGGAGCTGCTGCAGCTTCTCCGCCAGGGCAGGGCAGAGGATGCCTTCGAGGCGTACCTGCAGTTTTTCGAGGCCATCTCCGGCGGTTCCTTCACCCATTTCCGGTTCTCCATGAAGAGGCTCTACATTTCACTGCAGCTCCTGGCGAAGGAGATGGGGAAGGGGTTCGGCAGCCCGAAGGAGATGAACATCGGGGAATTTGAGCAGACAGTCGAGACTCTCGAGGACAGGACGACCCTGGACGGTTTCTTTCGGGAGTGGTTCGAAGCTTTCGAAAAGACCCTGCAGCGGTGCAGGACGGAGAAAAACCGGGCGCTGGTGGAGCAGATCCGGGAGACGGTCCGGGAGGAGTACGCCAATCCAAACCTCTGCCAGCAGTACCTGGCCGACAGGGTCGGCCTTTCCGTCTCCCACGTCTCCAAAATCTTCAAGGAGGCCGGAGGAGTCTCCCTCAGCGACTACTGCCTGGAGGTCCGCATGGAAAAGGTCTCGGCGCTGCTGGCGGAGACCGACATCCCCGTCCGTGACGCGGCGGCGGCCGCGGGCTTTTCCAACGAGAACTATTTCTATACCCTCTTCAGGAAGCGTTTCGGCACCACCCCCGGGGAGTACCGCTCCCGTTTCCGCCTTCGATAA